The DNA region CCTGGTCGCACTTGCAGTGTATATACATTATCCGAATAGTATCCATAATGGGAAACGCCCtggttgataattttttttttttttaaatgtaattagtcttttataaatgtaaaattttattcaaaaccaTATATCAGGTTTAGATTATGAAGAGAAATGGAGTCAATTAATGGCAGATAAGcgaaatttatagtttaataacagaaaaaaataatggcaAGCCACTCGAAGTCGCTACCCAATATGCATACCTATCCCTTAAAAGCTAAGAATGCTTTGTACTCAATACTTATGCCCTGCCACAGACAACTACATTGGATCCAAATTACTCAAGTTTAAATCAAAGAAATTGagtttaaagtgtttttataaatttatagattttaaagtaattcaaatccaatctaaaattaagttattgttAAACTGATTTTGAATGCACTCATTTGGATTTATGTTGATCGCTCGAGCTTGgtcttattcaaattcaatttaaattgaattcaaccTTGCATCAAGTTTTTGTGGAATAATATATACAACTAATTAATACTATGTATAAATACAATTgaacaatactatgtgtatcaaaataatttagatatatacataatatgtcatcatataattgagtattactttatttttaatttaaaattatttaattacatgatgatatatcatatatgtacccaaattgtatactaaaatcgtgtacatataattttattaaatacaatttcctttcacaaatatactttcgtgtacacataattttattaaatacaatttCCTTTCACAAATATACTTTGTTTCATATATAGATTTTCTTCTGAATCTAAATGTACAAGTGAAGGATGAGGCGTAATTTATAGATAGATGTTATATTGTCACACGATTaactatttattaattgaaataaacttgtataaaaaacaaacttaGATTCTGACACTTGATGGACCATCTCATCTTGGCCGGCCGGGATGAAATTCGGAAGACAACTCCGGTCATAGACATGCAGCTCTCTTGTCTATCTTTACATTTCTGATCAGAAAGACAAGCTCAAATGGTTGGATTCCAAAGCCTGACCCTTTCTTAATGAATGTTCTGGGAAAGAGCTTCTTCAGTATTCAAAAACCACGTCCTTCACAAAGCTAGGtcaatattaatattaacatattcCCCATGGCTAAAAGTGGATTTTCCAATACCTAATGAGTTTGAAGTCAAAAACTCTGGGTTGGGAATGTAATGGAATTCTGTTATACGTAATCGAAACACAAATGAAATTGGGTTTTTATATAAAGTATTTATCACAATAGTCGTATAAAACCAgcaaatcaatattatattgCATGTTGCATACTTAATTATTCTCAACTATATATAATACTCAATAAATATGTAATCATGCAATGCTAAATCAGCAATTATTCGTGTCCATCTGAATCTAATTTATGTAACAATTTGCGCGGTGATATATGGTGCACATATACATATTAGTATATTACGCATTTGCTCGAAAAGGAATAATACAAGTTAAGGTTGGACCCGAACAAAGATGGCTTGGGCTTAAAAGCTAATTTGACtcaattcagtttgattcaaattcatttacttCATATATGAATGAAGTTTGAGTTAAGGGGTTCAACTCgttttaaaaccaaaccgaACTCGAACTATAGAGAGTTCGGTTCAGTTTGGCTCACgagctaaatagatgatttgattcaatttgaatttgacttgtggttcgatttaaattatgttaaataattattaaacgatgtcgttttattaATAAGCCACGATTCAAACCACAAATTTGAGCCGCATATCCGAGCCATAAATTTAAGCTAAActcgaattaaattcaaactaaactattttcaTTCGAATTAAACTTTAACCATCATTAATATTGACTCAACAAATTCGAACTGAACTTGagttgaactattttttatttgaattgaatttgagctaaaaagTGTTTGAGCTCAGTTTGGTTCGTATCCACTCTTAATACAAATACATTTGGTGTTAAGTGTAGTACAAAGTTTCGTATAAATTACTTAGctttcaatatttctttttaagaatGGAGTTCTACTCCTTTTTAAGGGTGGAACTCGACcactaaattaataaattttgaaaaaactaacTTAACAATCTATTTTCATGATTAGGTTTCAAATGAGGAAGTCATGAATAGCTTGGCTTGATTATTGTTGAGCTAAATTCATAAGACTTCAAAATCCTACACTTATACTATATTACTCTcttactttaaatataaagataattattaaaatatattttatatagtttaattataatttattaagcCGAACTTGCATTCTAatctcgagctcaagctcgaattttgtcaaaatataatcaagtcaattttgaactaaaacaatattttattagtctCGATTAAACCTTAACAAGGATTTCCCACTTTAAGATGAGGACATGAGGATATGAGGATAATGAATAGccttatttattttgaatgtgCTAGATTAGGTTCCTTCATGAAAATAGGTTAAGTTTATGGTTGTGGATTAcaagaaactaaaaatttcgTTGTCCATATAATGCAGAAAATCACAACCATAATaacatcattatcattatcatttttaGATTAGATTTGATTAGACTTTGTTTGTAGACGAAATTTAGGGCTCACTTCTGCCTTGATGATTCAAAAACGAAGCAGTCCAGGGCAACAAGATCATCCTTAGTAGATCACTTACAATAAATTAGATGATTTTTGACTCATCAAAATCATGATATATTGGTATCCCAGTTGGCAACGCTTACTTGAAGTTCATTCTTTCGCGTATGCTTGAATATTCATACACACACGAACTAATTACAGACCAAAGTTAGTATTTCAAGCCACACTGAAATTTATGAGGGACGGTTCAAAATGTAATAGTAGTTCGAACATAAATAAAAGAGTAAtgatatgtatatctatttttttgtatataattcatgtatacagtgatatatcatcatgaattaaataattttaaaatatatgtcatcatatgataaagaaaaacatctaatcacatgataataccttatctttgtacataaattatgtataaaaaatgagtatatatagttttattgtaaataaaatattgaattaaattgatttagttttacATGAGTAATGTCCAGAATTCGGTGATcgatcattttctttttaaactttacagAGCAATGGTATTACAGAAATATTATCTTAGATTTTGGAGAAAAAAAGATatgactaatatatatatagtaagtTAATGACTTATATTCAGATCATTACTCCATAAAGTATTAAACTGTGCTCATTAATTATACCAAGTCTATTGGTGTCAGTCAGCCAAACGGACATCAAAAATTTTTCTGACAAATTCTTAATGATACCATACGAATCATACTAAGTCAATTGGTGTCGGTGAACCAATAGACTAATTACTTAGggtttagtattttttatatttcaatataaaaaataatatatctataatttttaatataaataataatatattattatataattaaataattttaaattaaaaataaaatgatatttaattatatataattatttatatataaaattataaatattatttatacacattacattattattattaattttttagataataatattttcttttttggtgtAAATCAGATAACATTGCTTTATAATCCATGTGTGATTAGATTCATTGATTCAACACATGAGCATTAGACCATTATTACGTggtcaaaacttttttttaaagtcaattCACAAATACAATTTGCTATATAACTAGTGATTAgcgaattaatattattttacctacCTCACTTCTCTGGAAAGCCAAGTCCAAATAAGGATATCTTCCTTTTTAAAAGTcttaaaatagaaaacaagAATCACCtttgttataataataacaatcatccgatatgaaataaatattttcttttattaaagaatCAATCTTTCTTAGAATCAATAATACAtagttaaattattgaaatatggTCATGcttttatcatattgaaactaCTACAACGTCCCTTATGCCATTAATTATTGCACCATCCTAAAAGTTATGAAACTCTTTCATTATATATACAAGGTAATGAATGAGAAAAGATGATCATAAATTAGCCACATATTCTAAGCAATTTATTGTTATAGCTTTCagcttatattataattttgttattgaatCAATAACAATACTAtagacataaaaaattaatcatttcaactaaatcatataaaaactatttatctttattattctataatttttaactaGTCTCTTTGACTTGGTGTATTCATAGTAAATGTATATTTCCACGAACAACCATGATAACAATTGAAGACATAAAAGAAACTAATCAAAATGAACGATCTAATTTCGTTATCGTGTTTGCTTCTTCACCTAGTTCCATGCATGAATGAATCCAAACAATGAAAAAAGATAAGCTAATGCATGCCATCATAACTCGATCTTTACAGAAAAATGTCAGAACTAAGTAAtccaaattacaaaaaattagcAAGTAATCCGAGTTAACGCTGCGGTCTAGTAAGCCGGGAAGTGGGCTTGGGCTTCTGTTTTACCAAATGGGTTAGAGTTGCACCAAGATTTTAATTCTCATAACGAGGCCTTAACTGGTTGTGCTTAGCTCTATGACCAGAGTGAGTCCAGGCTTGCTCGTTTGCTTTGGGGTCAGAACCACACAGTTGATGATGCTTGTACGTGGCTAAGCAGCGCGCTGGCGCACCACAGGACTTTTTTGGATGGATTGGAAGAGAAGGGAGTTGTTCAATCCCCTGCAGGGATTCATTATTTAACTAGATTTCTCGGTGAGGCCTTGCAAATGTGTAACAGGAAGAAGGTTAGAAGCGTTAGAAAGGGTAAGAAGCTCATAAAGTAAATATTTCTGTGTGCTTTAAACTCAATATAACAGTTAATTTTCAGGACCACCAGGTAAAGCAAGATTCAATCAAAATGGTGGAATTATAGCATCATCGAGTACAGCAACTTCCAAGGCAGATTTTGTTGTGGCACAAGATGGCTCTGGCACACACAGCACAATTAATGAAGCATTAGCTGCACTTGCCAGAATGAGTGATAGCCGACCAGAAAGAGTAATAATCTACGTAAAATCAGGAGTCTATAACGAAAGGGTTGAGATCGAACATCACATGAAGAACATAATGTTCGTTGGCGATGGCATAGGAAGAACCATTGTTACTGGCAGCAGAAATGTCCCAGATGGCTCTACCACCTCAACTTCAGCCACATTTGGTTAGATTTAATAACGCTTTAGTCTGGTGCAAGCAAACCCtatttggttcaattttattattaatttttgttggtgGGCATGCAGGTGTGTCAGGGGATCGGTTTTGGGCAAGAGATATGACATTTGAGAACAGTTTTGGTCCCCATAAACACCAAGCAGTGGCTCTACGAGTGAGCTCAGACCTCTCAGTTTTTTATGGCTGCAGTTTTATAGGTCACCAAGATACACTCTTTGTGCTCTCCCTGAGACAATTCTATCGCGATTGTCAAACACATGGCACCATTGATTTCATATTTGGTGATGCCGCAGCAGTCTTTCAGAACTGCGACATCTTTCTAGGAAGACCAATGGATCATCAAGCAAATATGATAACAGCACAAGGAAGAGACAATCCCAACGAAAACACTGGAATTTCAATTCAAGGATCGCGTGTTAGGCCATCTCAGGAATTTGTACCTGTCAAAGATTTGTTCAAGACTTACTAAGGCAGAccataaagaaaatattccaGGACAGTGTTTATGAAGACTGATCTTGGTGGAATTATAAATCCAAAGGGTTGGACAGAAAGGTATGCGAGTTTTGCTCTTTCCACTTTGTATTACGCAGAGTATTTAAATGGAGGAGCTGGTGGTTCTACCAAAAATACGGTGAATTGGTCTGGTTTTCATGTGCTTAATAGTCCACAGCAGTCTGCCTTTTTTACTGTGAGTAGCTTCATTCAGGGGAACTCATGGATCCCCGCCACTGGTGTGCCGTTTTGGCCTGGAATTTAACAGGcttcatatataataatgacTAGGGACTCATGTATCTAATAATGCCTCTTTCTCGTTGAGTTGCAACATTCCGATTTCAAAACTATGAGCGTAGCAATATTATACTTCAACAAAATGCTAATGCGTGATGTTAAGATATTTGAAATAGGGCTGCATTCATTTTAAGCCGAGAAAGAACAATGGTATCCTAATCTAAAAATGATAGCTGGGGattgaatagttaaatttttttttaattttaattaggtttGATTTGTTAAATTGGGTATTGTATTCGATTGAGATACAACTTGTTTataaatccaattaaaattaaatttaaatatttaaattaattcaaatttaatttattttaatttggaCGTAActgtaatatttttagtttaaattaaacttattcaaactcaGACGGAGTTCGAATCCAACTGTATTTGAAATCGACCCGGCAATTTGCTTGTAGCTTGCTGCACAATTCTGTATGCAACTACAAACAAAAAGAGGAAATAGGTCTCCAGTAAAATTTATACACGTTGCAAATGCTGACGTAATGTCATATATATTGACGAAAAAGCTCAGAGCAATTCGTTTGGCTTTATGGACCTCCGTGTCCTCCTCCTTCTTTCCCTTTCAGGACCCTAGAGCCGCTCACTTTCACTCGCTCTTTCTCAAACTATTAAAAAACTTGGATACGATGGCCGGTAGCTCAGATGCGGCGGAGACTATTAGCCCATCATGTGTTCAATGTGGCAAGCCTGCTTATCTTCAGTATGTGTTTCTATCACCTCCTGGAAATATTAAATTtcagttgaaatttttttaattattaacattttgagaagaagaaaaattgctattgactttttttaatttgtaggtGTCCAAAGTGTGTAGAGCTAAAGCTTCCTCGTGAAGGCGCAGCGTTCTGGTGAGTATTCTAATTCAAATTCGAAAATTAGAAATATCTGTagaattgatttttgaattgtttAGTTGAAATTTCAAGTTGTTTAATCGGATAAATTGTTCTGAtattaacaaagttattattgtCATTCTTGATAGTACACAAGATTGTTTTAAAGCTTCTTGGAGCTCTCACAAATCAGTTCATGTGAAGGCAAAGCTACTTGTTGGGACTGGTACTGCAGGTGGATCAGATGGAGTGAATGATGGCTGGTTATATTGCATGAAGAGAGGACAGGCTCGAGATCCGAAACTTCCCTATTTTAATTGGACGGGGTATTTTTAAAGGATTTTGTTTGCAATAATATGCTACTTATTTTTCTGTTTGTGTTTGTTCAGATCAGGCAATTACGTCTGACTGTCCTTGTATGTAACTCTTGTTCAACAAGATGTTGTGATTTGACAGCTTCATGGTACCTCTTTCATCTTTGCAAAGCTGTCTGATGAAAAGCGTTTCTACTTACTTATTCAAGTCTGTGATATAATATCTGttgatatttgattaaaatagtcttataattttaacaaaattttgagaaatgaTACCAAGTTTTCTCCATTTTTTGATTGACTTGCTTGTTTATTTAATTGAGAGGGTTGTtttgcatataattttttatcttaacgATATGTTCTTTGAATATTTCCATTTTTAATGAACTTTTGAAActgtaattattttcttttatcctGCAGAGCACTGAGACCATATCCCATATCTAGCATGCGTTCTGTACCTGCTCACATCGATCTACCTGACTGGGCTGTGGATGTGAGTTCTTTGTACCATTTTCTTCAACTTGTTACATACTCATATCTTATCTTACCACAATTTCAGCGGAAATTTTTTTGAGATTTGGATTTGTTCATTGGTGAGTTTACTGTGCTGGACTCAGAGCATATGCACTTACTGAAGAtgactttttttctttccatctCTTTGTGGTGTTTACTGTCACTGATCCAATTTCTCCTTCTAGGGAATACCAAAAATTGAGCCCAATAGTGATCTGCAGCATGTTGTCGAGGTCAGTTTGTACTGGTGCCATCATAGTATTTTTGGTACAGATAGATGTGCAATTGAAATTCAATTCCtgttcctttttttcttcttctgattGATGTCTTTTTGTGAAGATTAAAAGCCAGGACCAAATTGAGAGAATGCGAGAAACATGTCGAGTAAGTTTGCTTCTTAATctctaatttcattaaaaaaaaattgatctattTATGGGATTTATCCTTGcattatttctataatttggATGCATTTATTTCTGGACCTGCTGTATGGCTTACAGAATTATAAATTAGTGTTTATGTTTTGGCAGTTTGCTGTATAATATGATGGCAATCAATTGTTTTTGTGAAGTAGTACCAGAGTGTTATTTCTGTACATAGTAGCTCTGTAATTTCATGAAATATAGGCATACATAAGAAATCTCATTTGAGTTATTTGAATCTGATGCCTGTTTAAATggaggaagaaagaaaattttttctgtGCTTAAAACTTCTATGTGGAAAACAAGTGTACCTTGATAATTGTGGCATAAGATAGTTGGATCAATTCTTTATGGTAGTGATTCTTGCTATTTCAGAGTAGAATGGACTAGTTTTATTCCATGTTTAAAAATGTTGCATGTTGAGAAACTGACTTAGCTAAGAATAATTATGGAATCCTCCATCTGGTGATTGTCACTTTTAATTACTTCATCCAACCCTTGGTCTTTGTCTTCACTAATATGTTGTTTCTATATGCTGGAAAGAATGTGTTACTCATTGATAAACATGAGAATGGACTGATGACTACACAGTAAAGGAGGGAAAATATTTCTAACTTTTTCTGTAAAtactttcaatttatatgtgGATTATTCTTTTAGCACGGTCACTAAGAGCCAATCTGCAATATCTATGCTTAATTGAGGAGGTAATGTCTTCAGAGGCCTGTAGTGgtaaatgtttttaatatttcttgAGAAAATTAGGTATCCATGTACTCGTTAATTCCTGTTTATGTGCCAGGTGTTTCAATTTATTCTATGGCAAGCAAAATGTTTGCTGATTTTTGACCTTAAACCTATTATTTTTACTATCTTACTGTCAGATTGCAAGGGAGGTTTTGGATGCAGCAGCTCGAATGATTCGTCCTGGTGTGACAACTGATGAAATTGATAGTGTGGTTCATGAGGCAACTATCGCTGCTGGTTTGTACTTTCTATTACcattttattatatcacattTGATATTTTGCATGATTTGCAAGTGGTTAGTATTATGTATGGGCATACTTGTAAACTTCTTTGGTGCTTTGACACCTACTAAAGTCTAGGCCTTTGCAAGGAGAGGAGTGTGATGCAATATACTAGGACCTTATGGAGCAAATCTGTTTATCAGTGGGTTAATTTATGCTTGATGGCAGTAAGACTCCATCTTATGGAGCTGTATTACTACTAATTGAAATAGCTAAttcatttttgggttttacTACTGCAGGGGGCTATCCATCTCCTCTCAATTATAATTTCTACCCAAAGTCTTGCTGCACGTAGGTACTTCTGTTGTGTAATGTTTGCCTAAGCTTGTTTAGCATTGTAGCATATTGATTAACTgagattatttgtctttctgtTGCAGGTCAGTTAATGAAGTAATCTGTCATGGAATTCCTGATGCCAGGTAACTTTGTTTTTGACCGTGTAACATcactttttttgtctttatcttttGTTCCGATTTCATGCTATTGAATCTCAATGGTCCTGAAACACACATGTTATGTCTCTTTCAGCCCAATTCttagacaataataaaaatgttttctgTTTCCTAGACTTTTgtgtaaatatattttctatgatgatagatattacattttttggatttttgacTACATCATACGGCATAACACTTCCGAGGATAGTGTTGTTTGGCAGTGCGGCAAGAAGTTGTTCATGGTTGTATGGATATTTCCCTTTTGCAGACGTTGGCATTATagttttttcctgttttctgtGCTATTGTTTAGCTTTGGTCCTTCAAATATGCATGTACTGTTGTTTGATCTCGAGAAAAACCTGAATGAACCCGAACTTGTTTTAATTCTCCAGAAAATTAGAGGATGGTGATATTGTGAATGTTGATGTGACTGTGTATTTTAAAGGTGTTCATGGTAAGAATTCAaatctttatataaaataaatttaagtgttACCT from Mangifera indica cultivar Alphonso chromosome 8, CATAS_Mindica_2.1, whole genome shotgun sequence includes:
- the LOC123223310 gene encoding LOW QUALITY PROTEIN: probable pectinesterase/pectinesterase inhibitor 36 (The sequence of the model RefSeq protein was modified relative to this genomic sequence to represent the inferred CDS: substituted 2 bases at 2 genomic stop codons); translation: MKKDKLMHAIITRSLQKNLYDQSESRLARLLWGQNHTVDDACTWLSSALAHHRTFLDGLEEKGVVQSPAGIHYLTRFLGEALQMCNRKKVRSVRKGPPGKARFNQNGGIIASSSTATSKADFVVAQDGSGTHSTINEALAALARMSDSRPERVIIYVKSGVYNERVEIEHHMKNIMFVGDGIGRTIVTGSRNVPDGSTTSTSATFGVSGDRFWARDMTFENSFGPHKHQAVALRVSSDLSVFYGCSFIGHQDTLFVLSLRQFYRDCQTHGTIDFIFGDAAAVFQNCDIFLGRPMDHQANMITAQGRDNPNENTGISIQGSRVRPSQEFVPVKDLFKTYXGRPXRKYSRTVFMKTDLGGIINPKGWTERYASFALSTLYYAEYLNGGAGGSTKNTVNWSGFHVLNSPQQSAFFTVSSFIQGNSWIPATGVPFWPGI
- the LOC123224543 gene encoding methionine aminopeptidase 1A-like; the protein is MAGSSDAAETISPSCVQCGKPAYLQCPKCVELKLPREGAAFCTQDCFKASWSSHKSVHVKAKLLVGTGTAGGSDGVNDGWLYCMKRGQARDPKLPYFNWTGALRPYPISSMRSVPAHIDLPDWAVDGIPKIEPNSDLQHVVEIKSQDQIERMRETCRIAREVLDAAARMIRPGVTTDEIDSVVHEATIAAGGYPSPLNYNFYPKSCCTSVNEVICHGIPDARKLEDGDIVNVDVTVYFKGVHGDLNETYFVGNVDAASRQLVQCTYECLEKAISIVKPGVRFREIGEVINRHASMSGFSVVRSYCGHGIGELFHCAPNIPHYSRNKAVGVMKAGQTFTIEPMINAGVWRDRMWPDGWTVVTADGKRSAQFEHTLLVTETGVEVLTARLPSSPNMFPWLNS